In one window of Gemmatimonadetes bacterium SCN 70-22 DNA:
- a CDS encoding cyclic pyranopterin phosphate synthase MoaA has translation MSEVVLRDQFGRGIEYLRISVTDRCNFRCLYCMPLEGMEWLPKRDILSYEEIAEVVRQLAPLGLRRLRITGGEPTIRPDLPALVRQLREIAEIRDIALSTNGVKLPQLAGALREAGLDRVNMSADSLRPDRIVAIARRNLGLSPVQAAQAAEDAGLGPIKINVVVMRGINDDEVVDFARLVMDHPWHVRFIELMPVGEMRDLTWEHVVPSEEVLQRVASLGVLTSDEGPKGNGPARYFRIGDSPGTVGVITPMTHTYCSSCNRVRLTADGRLRTCLYGDHEVNLRDPLRRGEPLEPLFRKALAEKPKEHHLLQMQVGGLRALSQVGG, from the coding sequence ATGAGCGAGGTGGTACTGCGCGACCAGTTCGGGCGCGGGATCGAATACCTGCGGATCTCGGTCACCGATCGCTGCAACTTCCGCTGCCTGTACTGCATGCCGCTGGAGGGGATGGAGTGGCTCCCCAAGCGCGACATCCTGTCGTACGAGGAGATTGCCGAAGTGGTGCGCCAGCTGGCCCCCTTGGGGCTGCGGCGGCTGCGGATCACCGGTGGCGAGCCCACCATCCGGCCCGACCTCCCGGCGCTGGTCCGCCAGCTGCGCGAGATCGCCGAGATCCGTGACATCGCCCTGTCGACGAACGGGGTCAAGCTCCCCCAGCTGGCCGGCGCGCTGCGCGAGGCGGGGCTCGACCGGGTGAACATGAGCGCGGATTCGTTGCGCCCGGATCGCATCGTGGCGATCGCCCGCCGCAACCTCGGGCTCTCACCGGTCCAGGCGGCGCAAGCCGCTGAGGATGCAGGGCTTGGGCCCATCAAGATCAACGTCGTTGTGATGCGCGGCATCAACGACGACGAGGTGGTCGACTTCGCCCGTCTGGTCATGGACCACCCCTGGCACGTGCGCTTCATCGAGCTCATGCCGGTCGGCGAGATGCGCGACCTCACCTGGGAGCACGTGGTGCCGAGCGAGGAGGTCCTGCAGCGGGTCGCATCCCTCGGGGTCCTAACGAGCGACGAGGGGCCCAAGGGGAACGGGCCGGCGCGCTACTTCCGGATCGGGGACTCCCCCGGCACGGTGGGGGTCATCACCCCGATGACGCACACCTACTGCAGCTCGTGCAACCGGGTGCGCCTAACGGCCGACGGGCGGCTGCGGACCTGCCTGTACGGCGACCATGAGGTCAACCTGCGCGATCCGCTGCGCCGCGGCGAGCCGCTGGAGCCGCTGTTCCGGAAGGCGCTGGCCGAGAAGCCCAAGGAGCATCACCTGCTGCAGATGCAGGTGGGCGGGCTGCGCGCCCTGTCGCAGGTGGGCGGGTGA
- a CDS encoding malate dehydrogenase, whose protein sequence is MVNKITVVGAGNVGATAAQRLAEKELARQVVLVDVVEGIPQGKGLDQWQSAPIELYDTRIIGTNGYDETADSDIVVITAGIARKPGMSRDDLMNTNAGIVKSVSESIARTSPNAILIIVSNPLDVMCHVAMKASGFPRQRVLGMAGVLDTARYRAFLAEALDVSVRDIQAMVLGGHGDTMVPLISYTTVSGIPVTQLMARDVLDKIVDRTRNGGAEIVSFLKTGSAYYAPSAGAVQMVEAIVQDQKRILPCAAWLEGEYGMSGLFLGVPCKLGRKGLEQVIEVELTSAERVALGKSADAVREPMSKLG, encoded by the coding sequence ATGGTCAACAAGATCACGGTCGTAGGCGCTGGCAACGTGGGCGCAACCGCCGCGCAGCGCCTTGCCGAAAAGGAACTCGCCCGGCAGGTCGTCCTCGTCGACGTCGTCGAGGGGATCCCGCAGGGCAAGGGGCTCGACCAGTGGCAGTCGGCGCCCATCGAGCTGTACGACACGCGGATCATCGGCACCAACGGCTACGACGAGACGGCGGACTCGGACATCGTCGTCATCACGGCCGGCATCGCCCGCAAGCCGGGGATGTCGCGTGACGACCTGATGAACACCAACGCGGGCATCGTGAAGTCGGTGTCGGAGAGCATCGCCCGCACCTCGCCTAACGCGATCCTGATCATCGTGTCCAACCCGCTCGACGTCATGTGCCACGTCGCGATGAAGGCGTCGGGCTTCCCGCGCCAGCGGGTGCTGGGAATGGCCGGCGTCCTGGACACCGCGCGCTATCGCGCCTTCCTGGCCGAGGCGCTGGACGTCTCGGTGCGCGACATCCAGGCCATGGTGCTGGGCGGGCACGGGGACACGATGGTCCCGCTGATCTCGTACACCACCGTCAGCGGCATCCCCGTGACGCAGCTCATGGCGCGCGACGTGCTCGACAAGATCGTCGATCGCACGCGCAACGGGGGGGCCGAGATCGTCTCGTTCCTCAAGACCGGCTCGGCGTATTATGCGCCCTCCGCGGGAGCGGTGCAGATGGTCGAGGCCATCGTGCAGGACCAGAAGCGCATCCTCCCGTGCGCGGCCTGGCTCGAGGGGGAGTACGGGATGTCGGGGCTCTTCCTGGGCGTCCCGTGCAAGCTCGGGCGGAAGGGGCTGGAGCAGGTCATCGAGGTCGAGCTCACGAGCGCCGAGCGGGTCGCGCTGGGGAAGAGCGCCGACGCCGTACGAGAGCCAATGTCCAAGCTCGGCTGA
- a CDS encoding preprotein translocase subunit SecG encodes MYTFLLIILILVSLAVIAAVLLQSGKGGGLAASFGGASSSSDSFIGTRQAGNLLTRVSWWGGGIFLFLAFVLQLMSVRTRTPKSILDTPLTQSPATAPAPQGQAPAAAPAVPLEKAPATPAPETKKQ; translated from the coding sequence ATGTACACCTTCCTGCTCATCATCCTGATTCTCGTCAGCCTCGCCGTGATTGCGGCGGTCCTCCTGCAGTCGGGGAAGGGGGGCGGACTCGCCGCGTCGTTCGGTGGCGCGTCGTCGTCTTCCGACTCGTTCATCGGGACGCGGCAGGCGGGGAACCTCCTGACGCGCGTGAGCTGGTGGGGGGGCGGAATCTTCCTCTTCCTCGCCTTCGTGTTGCAGCTGATGTCCGTGCGGACGCGGACGCCGAAATCGATCCTGGACACGCCGCTCACGCAGTCGCCCGCCACGGCGCCGGCTCCGCAGGGACAGGCACCGGCGGCCGCTCCGGCCGTCCCCCTCGAAAAGGCGCCCGCGACTCCCGCTCCCGAGACCAAGAAGCAGTAG
- a CDS encoding triose-phosphate isomerase: MQHPVFAANWKMNHGPSDARAFMRSFLAHYARRPDRQVIFFPPAVSLTTVVDALKERQDIVVGVQNIHWEDKGAFTGELSAGMARDAGATLALVGHSERRHVFGERDEETGLKVAAAVRAGLLPMLCVGETLEEREAGATEQVVLRQLRAGLADIDPHHAASLLVAYEPVWAIGTGRTATPDDAGAIHVIIRQELVGMLGERAQNVPICYGGSVNRGNAASLLEAPEVDGLLVGGASLDAEGWSTIVRT; this comes from the coding sequence GTGCAACACCCTGTCTTCGCCGCCAATTGGAAGATGAACCACGGGCCGAGCGATGCCCGGGCCTTCATGCGCTCGTTTCTCGCGCACTACGCCCGCCGCCCCGACCGGCAGGTCATCTTCTTTCCTCCCGCCGTGAGCCTCACGACGGTCGTCGATGCGCTCAAGGAACGGCAGGACATCGTCGTCGGCGTGCAGAACATCCACTGGGAGGACAAGGGCGCCTTCACCGGTGAGCTCTCCGCCGGCATGGCCCGCGACGCGGGGGCCACGCTGGCCCTCGTCGGCCACTCGGAACGTCGGCACGTCTTCGGGGAGCGCGACGAGGAGACCGGACTCAAGGTCGCCGCCGCGGTGCGAGCCGGTCTCCTTCCGATGCTGTGTGTAGGGGAGACGCTCGAGGAGCGCGAGGCCGGTGCGACCGAGCAGGTGGTCCTCCGCCAGCTTCGCGCCGGGCTGGCCGACATCGACCCGCACCATGCCGCGAGCCTGCTCGTGGCCTACGAACCGGTGTGGGCCATCGGGACCGGGCGAACCGCGACGCCCGACGACGCCGGCGCGATCCACGTGATCATTCGCCAGGAGCTCGTGGGAATGCTGGGAGAGCGGGCGCAGAATGTCCCGATCTGCTACGGCGGGAGCGTGAATCGCGGCAACGCGGCGTCGCTCCTGGAGGCTCCGGAGGTCGACGGATTGCTGGTCGGGGGGGCCTCGCTGGACGCCGAGGGGTGGTCGACGATCGTTCGCACTTGA
- a CDS encoding integration host factor subunit beta — translation MTKADLVERVTQQISRTAGPMISKKDCARVVDAFLDAIKEALQAQKNIEVRGFGTFKIRHRKTRMARNPRTGSPVEVSARPVPVFKPSKELRAMVAELEPLEGAVEDWDDDHEEEEMSEA, via the coding sequence ATGACCAAAGCCGACCTCGTCGAGCGCGTCACGCAGCAGATTTCCCGCACGGCCGGTCCCATGATCTCCAAGAAGGACTGCGCGCGTGTCGTGGACGCGTTCCTCGACGCGATCAAGGAGGCGCTGCAGGCGCAGAAGAACATCGAGGTCCGCGGCTTCGGCACCTTCAAGATCCGTCACCGCAAGACCCGCATGGCGCGCAACCCCCGGACCGGCTCGCCGGTCGAGGTGTCGGCTCGTCCGGTCCCGGTCTTCAAGCCGTCCAAGGAGCTTCGTGCCATGGTGGCCGAGCTCGAGCCGCTCGAAGGCGCGGTGGAGGATTGGGATGACGATCATGAAGAAGAGGAGATGAGCGAGGCATAG
- a CDS encoding succinate dehydrogenase, with protein sequence MNLTLRVWRQPGPSAAGKFVEYQARDISTDMSFLEMLDVINEGLASKGEEPIAFDHDCREGICGMCGLMISGVAHGPMKATTTCQLHMRSFTDGDTITVEPWRAAAFPVLRDLCVDRSALDRIIQAGGYISVSTGNAPDGNAIPIPKPAADAAMDAAACIGCGACVAACPNGSASLFTAAKISHLGHLPQGQPERYRRARQMVAQMDLESFGGCTLHGECQEACPKEISIDAIARMNRDFIYGAALEPEESRAGGGD encoded by the coding sequence ATGAACCTCACGTTGCGCGTATGGCGGCAACCCGGTCCGAGTGCCGCCGGCAAGTTCGTCGAGTACCAGGCACGCGACATCTCGACCGACATGTCGTTCCTGGAAATGCTGGACGTCATCAACGAGGGGCTGGCGTCGAAGGGCGAGGAGCCGATCGCCTTCGACCACGACTGCCGCGAGGGCATTTGCGGCATGTGCGGCCTCATGATCAGCGGTGTGGCGCACGGCCCGATGAAGGCGACCACGACCTGCCAGTTGCACATGCGCTCGTTCACCGACGGCGACACCATCACGGTGGAGCCGTGGCGCGCGGCGGCCTTCCCGGTGTTGCGCGACCTGTGCGTGGACCGAAGCGCCCTGGACCGGATCATCCAGGCCGGAGGGTACATCTCGGTCTCGACCGGCAATGCCCCCGATGGCAACGCGATCCCCATTCCCAAGCCCGCCGCCGACGCCGCCATGGATGCGGCGGCCTGCATCGGGTGCGGGGCGTGCGTGGCCGCCTGTCCCAACGGGAGCGCCTCGCTCTTCACGGCGGCCAAGATCTCGCACCTGGGGCATCTCCCGCAGGGGCAGCCCGAGCGCTACCGCCGCGCCCGGCAGATGGTCGCCCAGATGGACCTCGAGAGCTTCGGCGGGTGCACGCTCCATGGGGAATGCCAGGAGGCGTGCCCCAAGGAGATCTCGATCGATGCCATCGCCCGCATGAACCGCGACTTCATCTACGGCGCCGCGCTGGAGCCAGAGGAGTCGCGGGCGGGGGGCGGAGACTGA
- the sdhA gene encoding succinate dehydrogenase flavoprotein subunit (part of four member succinate dehydrogenase enzyme complex that forms a trimeric complex (trimer of tetramers); SdhA/B are the catalytic subcomplex and can exhibit succinate dehydrogenase activity in the absence of SdhC/D which are the membrane components and form cytochrome b556; SdhC binds ubiquinone; oxidizes succinate to fumarate while reducing ubiquinone to ubiquinol): MELKSGIPSGPIAEKWDKHKFEMKLVNPANKRKHHIIVVGAGLAGASAAATMSELGYIVSCFCFQDSPRRGHSIAAQGGINAAKNYQNDGDSIQRLFYDTVKGGDFRAREANVYRLAQISVNIIDQCVAQGVPFAREYGGLLANRSFGGAQVSRTFYARGQTGQQLLLGAYQALEKEVAKGGVTMFPRTEMLDLIVIDGHARGIVTRNLVTGKIETHLGDAVVLATGGYGNVFYLSTNAKGSNATAIWRAYKRGAAFGNPCYTQIHPTCIPQSGDYQSKLTLMSESLRNDGRVWVPKKAGDTRPPHEIPEGDRDYYLERKYPSFGNLSPRDIASRAAKEACDSGRGVGPGGLGVYLDFRDAINRLGRAKIEERYGNLFQMYQRITDEDPYQVPMRIYPAVHYTMGGLWVDYNLMSTIPGLHVLGEANFSDHGANRLGASALMQGLADGYFVIPYTIGHYLASNKLAPISKDHPEVRAVERDVEERTRRLLGIKGKRTVQSFHRELGKLMWDKCGMARDAQGLQEALASIPAIREEFWENVTVPGSGDDLNQSLEQAGRVADFLELAELMCRDALHREESCGGHFRTEHQTEDGEAKRDDERFTYVAAWEYAGDGKAPILNKEPLVFENVHLATRSYK; this comes from the coding sequence ATGGAACTCAAGTCCGGGATCCCCAGCGGTCCCATCGCCGAGAAGTGGGACAAGCACAAGTTCGAGATGAAGCTCGTGAACCCCGCCAACAAGCGGAAACACCACATCATCGTGGTGGGGGCAGGGCTTGCGGGCGCCTCCGCAGCGGCGACGATGTCCGAACTGGGTTACATCGTGTCGTGCTTCTGCTTCCAGGATTCGCCGCGCCGCGGCCACTCGATCGCCGCCCAGGGCGGCATCAACGCCGCCAAGAACTACCAGAACGACGGCGACTCCATCCAGCGGCTCTTCTACGACACGGTCAAGGGAGGCGACTTCCGCGCCCGTGAAGCCAACGTCTATCGGCTCGCGCAGATCTCGGTCAACATCATCGACCAGTGCGTGGCCCAGGGCGTCCCCTTCGCCCGCGAGTACGGCGGTCTCCTCGCCAACCGCTCGTTCGGCGGCGCACAGGTATCGCGCACCTTCTATGCCCGTGGACAGACAGGGCAGCAACTCCTCCTCGGCGCGTACCAGGCGCTCGAGAAGGAGGTCGCGAAGGGCGGGGTGACGATGTTCCCGCGCACCGAGATGCTCGACCTCATCGTCATCGACGGGCACGCGCGCGGCATCGTGACGCGCAACCTCGTGACCGGGAAGATCGAGACGCACCTCGGCGACGCCGTCGTGCTGGCGACCGGCGGCTACGGCAACGTCTTCTACCTCTCCACCAACGCCAAGGGATCCAACGCCACCGCCATCTGGCGCGCCTACAAGCGCGGTGCCGCCTTCGGCAACCCGTGCTACACGCAGATCCACCCCACCTGCATCCCGCAGAGCGGCGACTACCAGTCCAAGCTCACGCTGATGTCGGAGTCGCTGCGCAACGACGGTCGCGTCTGGGTCCCGAAGAAGGCGGGTGACACGCGCCCACCGCACGAGATCCCCGAGGGCGACCGCGACTACTACCTCGAGCGCAAGTACCCGTCGTTCGGCAACCTCTCGCCGCGCGACATCGCCTCACGCGCGGCGAAGGAAGCCTGCGACAGCGGGCGCGGCGTCGGCCCGGGCGGGCTCGGCGTCTACCTCGACTTCCGCGACGCCATCAACCGCCTGGGGCGCGCCAAGATCGAGGAGCGCTACGGGAACCTGTTCCAGATGTACCAGCGCATCACCGACGAGGACCCGTACCAGGTCCCGATGCGCATCTATCCCGCGGTGCACTACACCATGGGAGGGCTCTGGGTCGACTACAACCTGATGAGCACGATCCCCGGCCTCCACGTCCTTGGCGAGGCGAACTTCTCCGACCACGGGGCCAACCGCCTCGGGGCCAGCGCGCTGATGCAGGGGCTGGCCGACGGGTACTTCGTCATCCCCTACACCATCGGGCACTACCTCGCGAGCAACAAGCTCGCCCCGATCTCGAAGGACCACCCCGAGGTGCGGGCCGTGGAGCGCGACGTCGAGGAGCGCACCCGTCGCCTCCTCGGCATCAAGGGGAAGCGTACGGTCCAGTCGTTCCATCGTGAGCTCGGCAAGCTCATGTGGGACAAGTGCGGGATGGCGCGCGACGCGCAGGGGCTGCAGGAGGCGCTCGCGTCGATCCCCGCCATCCGGGAAGAGTTCTGGGAAAACGTGACCGTCCCCGGGAGCGGCGATGACCTCAACCAATCGCTCGAGCAGGCCGGACGCGTGGCCGACTTCCTCGAGCTCGCGGAGCTGATGTGCCGCGATGCCTTGCACCGCGAGGAGTCGTGCGGCGGTCACTTCCGCACCGAACACCAGACCGAGGACGGCGAGGCCAAGCGCGACGACGAGCGGTTCACGTACGTGGCGGCCTGGGAGTACGCCGGTGATGGGAAGGCCCCGATCCTGAACAAGGAACCACTCGTGTTCGAGAACGTGCACCTGGCAACGCGGAGCTACAAGTGA
- a CDS encoding carbamoyl phosphate synthase small subunit, with amino-acid sequence MPGFLLLEDGTLFRGRHAGHAPMTVAEVVFTTNMTGYQETFSDPSYRGQIVVMTAPMIGNYGVNAEDPESDRPQVAGVVVRELSRTYSNWRASGDLLSWLSAANVPILEGVDTRQLTKHLRSAGVMRGVIAAGTEVTKEVLAALDACPSMEGLDLASVVTTDRTFTWGSESAPYRIVAYDYGIKQNILRLFEANDCHVTVVPSTTPPEEVLALKPSGVFFSNGPGDPAAVSYAPHAIRTIGDAGVPVFGICLGHQMIGLSYGASTVKMPFGHHGGNHPVKELETGRVLITSQNHGFAVQGDEHEIPGAPSLQVTHVNLNDGTVEGLRHRDLPIFSVQYHPEAAPGPHDARPLFKQFIKAVRDGAGRSGPNA; translated from the coding sequence ATCCCTGGGTTCCTTCTCCTCGAGGACGGAACCCTTTTTCGTGGCCGCCACGCCGGCCACGCCCCGATGACGGTGGCCGAGGTGGTGTTCACCACGAACATGACCGGCTATCAGGAGACCTTCTCCGACCCGTCATACCGTGGCCAGATCGTGGTCATGACCGCGCCCATGATCGGCAACTACGGTGTCAACGCCGAGGATCCCGAGTCCGATCGCCCTCAGGTTGCCGGCGTCGTGGTCCGCGAGCTATCGCGCACCTACTCCAACTGGAGGGCGAGCGGCGATCTCCTCAGCTGGCTCTCCGCCGCCAACGTCCCGATTCTCGAGGGCGTCGACACCCGGCAACTGACCAAGCACCTGCGGTCGGCCGGCGTGATGCGAGGGGTCATCGCCGCGGGCACCGAGGTGACCAAGGAGGTGCTCGCGGCGCTCGACGCCTGCCCCTCCATGGAGGGGCTCGACCTCGCGTCGGTCGTCACGACAGATCGCACCTTCACGTGGGGGAGCGAGTCAGCTCCTTACCGCATCGTGGCTTACGACTACGGGATCAAGCAGAATATCCTGCGCCTGTTCGAGGCCAACGACTGCCACGTCACCGTCGTGCCGTCCACGACGCCCCCCGAGGAGGTGCTGGCGCTCAAGCCCAGCGGCGTCTTCTTCTCCAATGGACCGGGCGACCCGGCGGCGGTCAGCTACGCCCCGCACGCCATTCGAACGATCGGCGATGCCGGCGTCCCCGTCTTCGGGATCTGCCTCGGCCACCAGATGATCGGCCTGAGCTACGGGGCGTCGACCGTGAAGATGCCGTTCGGGCATCACGGGGGGAATCACCCGGTCAAGGAGCTGGAAACGGGGCGCGTCCTCATCACGTCGCAGAACCACGGTTTCGCGGTGCAGGGGGACGAACACGAGATTCCCGGGGCTCCGTCGCTCCAGGTGACGCACGTGAACCTCAACGACGGGACCGTCGAGGGGCTCCGTCACCGCGACCTCCCGATCTTCTCGGTGCAGTACCACCCGGAGGCCGCGCCGGGTCCGCACGACGCTCGACCGCTGTTCAAACAGTTCATCAAGGCGGTCCGGGACGGGGCAGGGCGAAGTGGTCCAAACGCTTGA